The Acidovorax sp. RAC01 genomic sequence GTGCGGCGGGTGGCCATGGGGTGGGAGCCGCAGCTCACGCTGTCGGTGGACGGCCTCATCTCGCCGCAGACCATGCTGGAACTGGTGGACGCCTTCTACGCCATGGCACCGCCCACGCGCCTGAAGCTGCGCGACGGCATCATGACGGGGACCCTGGAGGCCCTCACATCCGGCAGGGCCGATCTGGCGATTGGCGTGTCGATCGCAGGCTCGGAGGTGGCGGGGCTGCAGCAGGCGCTGCTGGGTGAGGTGCTCTTCATCTACGCCGTGGCGCCGCACCACCCGCTGGCGGCTGTACCAGAGCCCATCACCGACGCCACACTGCGCCAGCACCGCGCGGTGGCGGTGGCCGATTCAGCCACCCGCGGCGGGGCCACGATGGGGTTGCTGGGCGGACAGGATGTGCTGACGGTCGACACCATGCAGGCCAAGCTGCAGGTACAGCTGCGCGGGCTGGGGGGCGGCTTTCTGCCCGAACCCATGCTGCGGCCGTATCTGGAGGCGGGCCGCCTGGTGGCGCGCCGCGTGGCGCGTCCCGACCGCAACGTGCGCGTGCACTACGCGTGGGGTGGCCCCGGCTTCACCGCGCCCGGCCGGGCCCTGCAATGGTGGCTGACCCAGCTGCAAAGCCCCGCCACACGCCGCGCTCTGCTGGAAAACCACCATCATTTCTGACATTTTGTCCGCCGCAGCGGGTGCCGCGCGCGTGTAGAGTGGTTGGTGTTGCACGTTCTTTTCCGTTTCTTCGCTCTTTCGTCACACAAAGGCCACTCCATGAGCACACCCGACACCCGCCCCGCCGAACGCCGCCGACGCAACGCCAAACCATCCCAGCCATCCAGCGCCGCGCCGTCCGCGGCCTCCCCCGCGCCCGCCACCTGGTCAGGCAAGCCGCGCAAGCACTTTGCCGTCATCGGCGCTGGCATGGCGGGCATTGCATGCGCGCGCACGCTGGTTCAGGCAGGCCACCGGGTCACGGTTTTTGAAAAGGCCGACGAAGTGGGTGGGCGCACCGCCACGGTCGATAGCCCGTTTGGTGCCTTCGACTCGGGCGCACAGTACTTCACCGTACGCGACCCGCGATTTGCCCGCGCCATTGATACGGTACCGGGCGTGTGCAAGCGCTGGAGCGCCAATTCCGTCCGGGTGCTGGACGCCACCGGACGCGTGGCGGCTGCGGGCCTGGCACGGGGCGAGGCCCACTGGGTGGCCAGCCCGGGCATGCAGTCGCTGGTGGCCACCTGGGCCGCCCCCCTGAGCCGCTCGGGCGACCTGGTCGTGCAGACTCGCGTGGCGCGCATCGAACCCGACGCCGTCAACGCCGGCGGATGGCAGTTGCGCACCGCGGGCGCGGACGGCGCCCAGCGCGTGTACGCAGGCTTTGATGCCGTGCTGCTGGCCATGCCCTCGGTGCCTGCGCAGGCACTGCTGGCAAGTTCGGGCCTTGAAAGCCGGCTGGCCGATGCCCTTGCAACCGTGGCCATTGCCCCCTGCTGGACGCTGATGCTGGCCTATCCCCAGGCCGTGCGGCCAGGGCTGACCACCCTCGGGCCCCAGTGGAACGCAGCACGCAGCACCCACCACCGCATTGCCTGGCTGGCGCGCGAATCGTCCAAGCCTGGTCGCCACCTGGTCGAGCGCTGGACGGTGCAGGCCAGCCCGGCCTGGTCTGCCGAACACCTGGAAGACGACGAAGCCCGCGTGCAGGCCAAGCTGCTCAAGGCCTTTGCGGAGGTCACCGGCATCCGTGCCGAGCCATCCTATGTGGAGACACGCCGCTGGCGCTACGCGCAGACCACGCACCCGCTGGGACGCAGCCATCTGTGGGATGCGGGCGCCGGTATTGGTGCCTGCGGTGACTGGTGCATTGGCCACCGCGTGGAAGACGCCTTCGTGTCCGGGCTCGAACTCGCACTTGCCGTGGCATGACCGCCGCGGGCGCGCAGGAGCGCGCTGCCCTGGGCGGCACGGCAGGTGTAGGCCTTGCACCCGCCGTCAATGGCCCCCTTGACCTCGCCACCACCAGCGGGCGCTACGTGGGTCGCTTCGCCCCGTCGCCCACCGGACCGCTGCATGCGGGTTCCTTGGTGGCAGCGCTGGCCAGCTGGCTGGACGCCCGGGCTTTTAATGAGGGGCGGGGCGGCCAGTGGCTGATCCGCATCGAAGACGTCGATACCCCCCGCTGCAGCCTGGCCGCTGCTGAAACCATCCTTGCGCAGCTGGCAGCCTGCGGCCTGCGGCCCGATGGCC encodes the following:
- a CDS encoding LysR family transcriptional regulator, whose translation is MQNARDVLTPDALAMLQVIAKEGSFAAAARELGLVPSALTYRVRQIEDALDVLLFDRSARQARPTEAGSELLREGARLLHDIDAVAHRVRRVAMGWEPQLTLSVDGLISPQTMLELVDAFYAMAPPTRLKLRDGIMTGTLEALTSGRADLAIGVSIAGSEVAGLQQALLGEVLFIYAVAPHHPLAAVPEPITDATLRQHRAVAVADSATRGGATMGLLGGQDVLTVDTMQAKLQVQLRGLGGGFLPEPMLRPYLEAGRLVARRVARPDRNVRVHYAWGGPGFTAPGRALQWWLTQLQSPATRRALLENHHHF
- a CDS encoding NAD(P)/FAD-dependent oxidoreductase, which codes for MAGIACARTLVQAGHRVTVFEKADEVGGRTATVDSPFGAFDSGAQYFTVRDPRFARAIDTVPGVCKRWSANSVRVLDATGRVAAAGLARGEAHWVASPGMQSLVATWAAPLSRSGDLVVQTRVARIEPDAVNAGGWQLRTAGADGAQRVYAGFDAVLLAMPSVPAQALLASSGLESRLADALATVAIAPCWTLMLAYPQAVRPGLTTLGPQWNAARSTHHRIAWLARESSKPGRHLVERWTVQASPAWSAEHLEDDEARVQAKLLKAFAEVTGIRAEPSYVETRRWRYAQTTHPLGRSHLWDAGAGIGACGDWCIGHRVEDAFVSGLELALAVA